One Triticum dicoccoides isolate Atlit2015 ecotype Zavitan chromosome 5B, WEW_v2.0, whole genome shotgun sequence genomic window carries:
- the LOC119309893 gene encoding uncharacterized protein LOC119309893 isoform X2: MAAVSTAQILPFLTTSTFQSSLLFPPTARRAPTSLTYADRPAPAVASCPRPGGTHRTQAFQPVLPACAAVSYSSSSAAEGDEGMSDPELRLVLELATDEELLELEEILYGTSYFSPVLKSIAKRPNTISVVALDDIEERDLFISKLESRFLYLAADARSVLRGWRPSYRNVLLQVRRELGVQCSSKLCSADLEAEIFLHLLDEYSSRQKGSFSFPWDKQKSPKENPSIEVNNWKVLTDAAWRIGAKGLESTFLKGGSALTVKTIYESLAKRLSGKLLMETANYEIKKELVKQGGRLAAVNLESRAGFLAARQGLARAASRYVGLRSFMSLLGPIMWGTLLADIVIQMLGTDYARIVQAIYAFAQIRLTRSCYLESIEE; this comes from the exons ATGGCCGCCGTCTCGACGGCCCAAATCCTCCCATTCCTCACCACCTCCACTTTCCAGTCCTCGCTTCTCTTCCCGCCCACAGCACGGCGGGCCCCAACCTCGCTGACCTACGCCGACCGCCCTGCTCCCGCCGTCGCGTCCTGTCCTCGCCCCGGTGGAACCCACAGGACTCAGGCTTTCCAGCCCGTTCTCCCTGCCTGTGCTGCCGTTTCGTACTCCTCGTCGAGCGCGGCAGAAG GGGATGAAGGCATGTCTGACCCGGAGCTGAGGCTGGTGCTGGAGCTTGCAACCGACGAGGAGCTGCTGGAACTGGAGGAGATCCTCTATGGTACCAG CTATTTCAGCCCAGTGCTAAAATCAATTGCAAAAAGGCCGAACACCATTTCTGTTGTTGCTTTGGATGATATCGAAGAGAGAGATCTTTTCATCTCAAAATTGGAGTCGAGGTTCTTGTATCTTGCTGCAGATGCACGCTCTGTTCTAAG GGGCTGGAGGCCATCATACAGGAATGTCTTACTTCAAGTAAGAAGAGAACTTGGTGTTCAGTGCTCCAGTAAATTATGTAGTGCAGACCTGGAGGCAGAAATATTTCTACACCTCCTGGATGAATATTCGAG CCGTCAGAAAGGATCATTTTCATTTCCATGGGATAAGCAGAAATCTCCAAAAGAAAACCCTAGCATTGAAGTAAACAACTGGAAGGTGCTTACTGACGCTGCTTGGAGGATTGGAGCAAAGGGACTAGAAAGTACATTCTTGAAG GGTGGAAGTGCATTGACCGTGAAAACAATCTATGAATCG TTAGCCAAGAGACTATCTGGAAAGCTGCTGATGGAGACAGCTAATTATGAGATTAAGAAAGAACTTGTTAAGCAG GGTGGCCGATTAGCTGCTGTTAACCTTGAATCCAGAGCTGGCTTTCTTGCAGCTAGGCAG GGTTTGGCTCGTGCAGCATCTAGATATGTTGGCCTTAGGAGTTTCATGAGTTTACTTGGACCAAT AATGTGGGGCACACTCTTGGCTGATATTGTGATCCAAATGCTTGGGACAGATTATGCTAGGATCGTGCAAGCAATCTACGCTTTTGCTCAG ATTCGGCTCACTCGGTCGTGTTACCTAGAATCTATTGAAGAATGA
- the LOC119309893 gene encoding uncharacterized protein LOC119309893 isoform X1: protein MAAVSTAQILPFLTTSTFQSSLLFPPTARRAPTSLTYADRPAPAVASCPRPGGTHRTQAFQPVLPACAAVSYSSSSAAEGDEGMSDPELRLVLELATDEELLELEEILYGTSYFSPVLKSIAKRPNTISVVALDDIEERDLFISKLESRFLYLAADARSVLRGWRPSYRNVLLQVRRELGVQCSSKLCSADLEAEIFLHLLDEYSSRQKGSFSFPWDKQKSPKENPSIEVNNWKVLTDAAWRIGAKGLESTFLKGGSALTVKTIYESLAKRLSGKLLMETANYEIKKELVKQGGRLAAVNLESRAGFLAARQGLARAASRYVGLRSFMSLLGPIMWGTLLADIVIQMLGTDYARIVQAIYAFAQVCTKGENSGSWKSGLEKATSSYLFCTTPNELKLPDDFLCNI, encoded by the exons ATGGCCGCCGTCTCGACGGCCCAAATCCTCCCATTCCTCACCACCTCCACTTTCCAGTCCTCGCTTCTCTTCCCGCCCACAGCACGGCGGGCCCCAACCTCGCTGACCTACGCCGACCGCCCTGCTCCCGCCGTCGCGTCCTGTCCTCGCCCCGGTGGAACCCACAGGACTCAGGCTTTCCAGCCCGTTCTCCCTGCCTGTGCTGCCGTTTCGTACTCCTCGTCGAGCGCGGCAGAAG GGGATGAAGGCATGTCTGACCCGGAGCTGAGGCTGGTGCTGGAGCTTGCAACCGACGAGGAGCTGCTGGAACTGGAGGAGATCCTCTATGGTACCAG CTATTTCAGCCCAGTGCTAAAATCAATTGCAAAAAGGCCGAACACCATTTCTGTTGTTGCTTTGGATGATATCGAAGAGAGAGATCTTTTCATCTCAAAATTGGAGTCGAGGTTCTTGTATCTTGCTGCAGATGCACGCTCTGTTCTAAG GGGCTGGAGGCCATCATACAGGAATGTCTTACTTCAAGTAAGAAGAGAACTTGGTGTTCAGTGCTCCAGTAAATTATGTAGTGCAGACCTGGAGGCAGAAATATTTCTACACCTCCTGGATGAATATTCGAG CCGTCAGAAAGGATCATTTTCATTTCCATGGGATAAGCAGAAATCTCCAAAAGAAAACCCTAGCATTGAAGTAAACAACTGGAAGGTGCTTACTGACGCTGCTTGGAGGATTGGAGCAAAGGGACTAGAAAGTACATTCTTGAAG GGTGGAAGTGCATTGACCGTGAAAACAATCTATGAATCG TTAGCCAAGAGACTATCTGGAAAGCTGCTGATGGAGACAGCTAATTATGAGATTAAGAAAGAACTTGTTAAGCAG GGTGGCCGATTAGCTGCTGTTAACCTTGAATCCAGAGCTGGCTTTCTTGCAGCTAGGCAG GGTTTGGCTCGTGCAGCATCTAGATATGTTGGCCTTAGGAGTTTCATGAGTTTACTTGGACCAAT AATGTGGGGCACACTCTTGGCTGATATTGTGATCCAAATGCTTGGGACAGATTATGCTAGGATCGTGCAAGCAATCTACGCTTTTGCTCAG gtatgcacaaagggggagaattctggcagctggaaatctggacttgaaaaggctacgtcaagctacctattctgcacaaccccaaatgagctgaaacttcccgaTGATTTTTTATGTAATATTTAA
- the LOC119309892 gene encoding PHD finger protein PERSISTENT TAPETAL CELL 1-like, producing MAAKMVISLGGSRRRKRGEVLFRFDSFCQPGYPAQLAGAFRDNVRTLLGLAHLEAGVQGETRCWSFQLELHRHPPTVVRLFVVEEEVAASPHRQCHLCRVIGWGRHLICSKRFHFVLPKRESSVETDGLCYGISHGGGAAEKASKGTATSRGHLLHGIVHLNGYGHLVALHGFDGGSDFVSGHQIMDLWDRICSALHVRTVSLVDTARKGHMVLRLLHGVAYGDTWFGRWGYMYGRPSYGVALQSYQQSLHALQSIPLCVLVPHLSCFSQELPMVVTKYQAISGHKLLNLGDLLRFMLELRTRLPATSVTAMDYRGIMSDASCRWSAKRVDMAARAVVDALRRSEAPAARWVTRQEVRDAARTYIGDTGLLDFVLKSLGNHIIGNYVVRRAMNPVTKVLEYCLEDVSSVLPAAVGGGAGVPPGHGKMRVRFHLTRAQLMRDLVHLYRHVLKEPSQALTTGAFGAIPVAVRMILDIKHFVKDYHEGMNATNSGVVGHVYISLCCTLIVRNGSPELVPPYETVTVPAHATVGELKWEVQRLFRDMYLSLRTFTAECVVGIGAGLEASPALGLIGVGSTVVVEGVVGEQQEPAEEGDQMKKAAAVCEGSGDVGDRVVDCVCGADDDDGERMACCDICEAWQHTRCAGVADTEDVPHVFLCSRCDNDVASFPALNC from the exons ATGGCTGCTAAGATGGTGATCAGCCTGGGGGGCTCGCGGCGGCGGAAGCGCGGCGAGGTGCTGTTCCGGTTCGACTCCTTCTGCCAGCCCGGCTACCCGGCGCAGCTCGCCGGCGCGTTCCGGGACAACGTCAGGACCCTCCTCGGGCTCGCGCACCTGGAGGCCGGCGTCCAGGGCGAGACCAGGTGCTGGTCGTTCCAGCTCGAGCTGCACCGCCACCCCCCGACCGTCGTCAGGCTCTTCGTCGTCGAGGAGGAGgtcgccgcctcgccgcaccgCCAGTGCCACCTCTGCCGTGTCATCG GTTGGGGCCGGCACCTGATATGCAGCAAGAGGTTTCACTTCGTGCTGCCCAAGAGGGAATCCTCCGTGGAGACCGACGGGCTGTGCTACGGGATCAGCCACGGTGGCGGCGCCGCCGAGAAGGCGTCAAAAGGGACGGCGACCTCCAGGGGCCACCTGCTGCACGGTATCGTGCACCTCAACGGCTACGGCCACCTCGTCGCCCTCCACGGCTTCGATGGCGGCTCCGACTTCGTCTCCGGCCACCAGATCATGGACCTCTGGGACCGCATATGCTCAGCCTTACACGTAAG GACGGTGAGCCTTGTGGACACGGCGAGGAAAGGGCACATGGTACTGAGGTTGCTGCACGGCGTCGCGTACGGCGACACATGGTTCGGGCGGTGGGGCTACATGTACGGCCGCCCGAGCTACGGCGTCGCGCTGCAGTCGTACCAGCAGTCCCTCCACGCGCTCCAGTCCATACCGCTCTGCGTGCTCGTGCCGCACCTCTCCTGCTTCAGCCAGGAGCTCCCCATGGTGGTCACCAAGTACCAGGCCATCAGCGGGCACAAGCTGCTCAACCTCGGCGACCTCCTCCGCTTCATGCTCGAGCTCCGGACCCGCCTGCCGGCCACCTCCGTCACGGCGATGGACTACCGCGGCATCATGTCCGACGCGTCGTGCCGGTGGTCGGCCAAGCGCGTGGACATGGCGGCCCGCGCCGTCGTGGACGCACTCCGCCGGTCCGAGGCGCCGGCCGCGCGGTGGGTCACGCGGCAAGAGGTGCGCGACGCGGCGCGCACCTACATCGGCGACACGGGCCTCCTCGACTTCGTGCTCAAGTCCCTCGGCAACCACATCATTGGCAACTACGTGGTGCGGCGCGCCATGAACCCGGTGACCAAGGTGCTTGAGTACTGCCTGGAGGACGTGTCCAGCGTGCTCCCGGCGGCGGTCGGAGGCGGCGCCGGCGTGCCGCCAGGCCACGGCAAGATGAGGGTGCGGTTCCATCTCACCAGGGCACAGCTCATGAGAGACCTTGTGCACCTGTACAGGCACGTGCTCAAGGAGCCGAGCCAGGCGCTCACCACCGGCGCGTTCGGCGCGATCCCAGTGGCGGTAAGAATGATCTTGGACATCAAACACTTCGTCAAGGACTACCACGAAGGCATGAACGCCACCAACAGTGGCGTAGTCGGGCATGTCTACATCAGCCTTTGCTGCACCTTGATCGTGAGGAACGGGAGCCCGGAGCTGGTTCCGCCGTACGAGACGGTGACCGTGCCGGCGCATGCCACCGTGGGCGAACTCAAGTGGGAGGTGCAGAGGCTGTTCAGGGATATGTACCTCAGCCTGAGGACCTTCACGGCCGAGTGCGTCGTGGGGATCGGCGCCGGCCTGGAGGCCAGCCCGGCGCTCGGACTGATCGGCGTGGGGAGCACCGTCGTGGTCGAAGGGGTGGTCGGCGAGCAGCAGGAACCGGCCGAGGAGGGCGACCAGATGAAGAAAGCGGCTGCCGTGTGCGAGGGGAGCGGCGACGTCGGAGACAGGGTCGTAGACTGCGTATGTGGCgcggacgacgacgacggcgagcgCATGGCGTGCTGCGACATCTGCGAGGCATGGCAGCACACGCGGTGCGCCGGGGTCGCGGACACGGAGGACGTCCCGCACGTCTTCCTCTGCAGCCGGTGCGACAACGACGTGGCTTCGTTCCCGGCCTTGAACTGCTAG
- the LOC119309893 gene encoding uncharacterized protein LOC119309893 isoform X3 — protein MAAVSTAQILPFLTTSTFQSSLLFPPTARRAPTSLTYADRPAPAVASCPRPGGTHRTQAFQPVLPACAAVSYSSSSAAEGMSDPELRLVLELATDEELLELEEILYGTSYFSPVLKSIAKRPNTISVVALDDIEERDLFISKLESRFLYLAADARSVLRGWRPSYRNVLLQVRRELGVQCSSKLCSADLEAEIFLHLLDEYSSRQKGSFSFPWDKQKSPKENPSIEVNNWKVLTDAAWRIGAKGLESTFLKGGSALTVKTIYESLAKRLSGKLLMETANYEIKKELVKQGGRLAAVNLESRAGFLAARQGLARAASRYVGLRSFMSLLGPIMWGTLLADIVIQMLGTDYARIVQAIYAFAQIRLTRSCYLESIEE, from the exons ATGGCCGCCGTCTCGACGGCCCAAATCCTCCCATTCCTCACCACCTCCACTTTCCAGTCCTCGCTTCTCTTCCCGCCCACAGCACGGCGGGCCCCAACCTCGCTGACCTACGCCGACCGCCCTGCTCCCGCCGTCGCGTCCTGTCCTCGCCCCGGTGGAACCCACAGGACTCAGGCTTTCCAGCCCGTTCTCCCTGCCTGTGCTGCCGTTTCGTACTCCTCGTCGAGCGCGGCAGAAG GCATGTCTGACCCGGAGCTGAGGCTGGTGCTGGAGCTTGCAACCGACGAGGAGCTGCTGGAACTGGAGGAGATCCTCTATGGTACCAG CTATTTCAGCCCAGTGCTAAAATCAATTGCAAAAAGGCCGAACACCATTTCTGTTGTTGCTTTGGATGATATCGAAGAGAGAGATCTTTTCATCTCAAAATTGGAGTCGAGGTTCTTGTATCTTGCTGCAGATGCACGCTCTGTTCTAAG GGGCTGGAGGCCATCATACAGGAATGTCTTACTTCAAGTAAGAAGAGAACTTGGTGTTCAGTGCTCCAGTAAATTATGTAGTGCAGACCTGGAGGCAGAAATATTTCTACACCTCCTGGATGAATATTCGAG CCGTCAGAAAGGATCATTTTCATTTCCATGGGATAAGCAGAAATCTCCAAAAGAAAACCCTAGCATTGAAGTAAACAACTGGAAGGTGCTTACTGACGCTGCTTGGAGGATTGGAGCAAAGGGACTAGAAAGTACATTCTTGAAG GGTGGAAGTGCATTGACCGTGAAAACAATCTATGAATCG TTAGCCAAGAGACTATCTGGAAAGCTGCTGATGGAGACAGCTAATTATGAGATTAAGAAAGAACTTGTTAAGCAG GGTGGCCGATTAGCTGCTGTTAACCTTGAATCCAGAGCTGGCTTTCTTGCAGCTAGGCAG GGTTTGGCTCGTGCAGCATCTAGATATGTTGGCCTTAGGAGTTTCATGAGTTTACTTGGACCAAT AATGTGGGGCACACTCTTGGCTGATATTGTGATCCAAATGCTTGGGACAGATTATGCTAGGATCGTGCAAGCAATCTACGCTTTTGCTCAG ATTCGGCTCACTCGGTCGTGTTACCTAGAATCTATTGAAGAATGA